A single region of the Lotus japonicus ecotype B-129 chromosome 4, LjGifu_v1.2 genome encodes:
- the LOC130709896 gene encoding uncharacterized protein LOC130709896: MVAGRNDEAIAEALAMLVGAIGQGQQANLGNHNQDEFRALGKFQRNNPPTFEGAYDPDKAQAWLKAIEKIFRVMNCTDAQKVQFGTHMLEKEAEDWWDNTVQRFEGDGMEITWDLFKGAFLEKYYPEDVRGKKEIEFLELKQGNGTVAEYATKFEELIKFCPHYNIAEAERSKCNKFVNGLRPEIKMVVGYQQIIRFSDLVNRSRIYDEDSRESAAHYKSLKEKKEKGQFRGKPYGNPVDNGKQEAGNDKKPSGGGAPNLVRCYKCGVEGHRSPECPNS; encoded by the coding sequence ATGGTTGCCGGAAGGAATGATGAAGCTATCGCTGAGGCATTGGCAATGTTGGTTGGCGCCATTGGGCAAGGTCAGCAAGCGAACCTTGGGAACCATAATCAGGATGAATTCCGTGCTTTGGGAAAGTTTCAGAGGAACAATCCGCCAACCTTTGAAGGAGCATACGACCCTGACAAAGCACAGGCATGGCTGAAAgcaattgagaagatctttcgaGTCATGAATTGTACTGACGCGCAGAAGGTGCAGTTTGGCACCCATATGCTTgagaaagaagctgaagattggtGGGACAACACTGTTCAGAGGTTTGAAGGTGATGGGATGGAGATTACTTGGGATCTTTTCAAGGGTGcatttctggagaagtactATCCAGAAGATGTGCGtggaaagaaggaaattgagTTTCTTGAACTCAAGCAGGGTAATGGAACCGTGGCGGagtatgctacaaagtttgaGGAATTGATTAAGTTTTGTCCCCACTACAATATTGCCGAAGCTGAGAGATCTAAGTGTAACAagtttgtgaatggtttgagacCTGAGATCAAGATGGTTGTGGGATATCAACAGATTATCCGATTTTCTGACCTGGTTAACAGGAGTAGGATATATGATGAGGATAGCAGGGAAAGTGCTGCTCACTACAAGtctttgaaagagaagaaagaaaaggggcaATTCAGAGGGAAACCGTATGGGAATCCTGTTGATAACGGTAAACAAGAAGCTGGTAATGACAAGAAGCCGAGTGGGGGAGGAGCTCCTAATCTGGTTAGGTGCTACAAGTGTGGTGTTGAAGGACATCGTTCTCCTGAATGTCCCAATTCATAA